Proteins encoded together in one Balaenoptera ricei isolate mBalRic1 chromosome 2, mBalRic1.hap2, whole genome shotgun sequence window:
- the CTXN2 gene encoding cortexin-2, with protein sequence MSSTYCGNSSAKMSVNEVSAFSLTLEQKTGFAFVGILCIFLGLLIIRCFKILLDPYSSMPSSTWEGEVEEFDKGTFEYALA encoded by the coding sequence ATGAGTAGTACCTACTGTGGCAACTCTTCAGCTAAGATGAGTGTCAATGAAGTGTCAGCTTTCTCGTTGACTCTGGAGCAAAAAACTGGCTTCGCTTTTGTTGggattttgtgtatcttcttgggACTTCTTATCATCAGATGCTTCAAAATCCTGTTAGACCCATATAGTAGCATGCCTTCCTCTACATGGGAAGGTGAAGTTGAAGAGTTTGATAAAGGGACATTTGAATATGCACTTGCCTGA